In Priestia megaterium NBRC 15308 = ATCC 14581, the following proteins share a genomic window:
- a CDS encoding flavodoxin family protein has translation MITIYGSSRENGNTEELAKAVLKDINTEEVYLRRHTINPITDMRHDELGFTNQQDDYYDIAKKMAAHDTILFVTPLYWYGMSGLMKNFVDRWSESLRDSTINFKEQMKNKRVYVLVVGGTGASVKALPLIMQFQYIVDFIGSSFSGYIIGEANAPGDIAKDVKAQKQAIVLNQELKQL, from the coding sequence ATGATCACCATTTATGGAAGTTCACGAGAAAACGGAAATACGGAGGAATTAGCTAAAGCAGTCTTAAAAGATATCAATACGGAAGAAGTTTACTTGCGCCGGCATACCATTAATCCCATTACTGATATGCGTCACGATGAACTTGGATTTACCAATCAACAAGATGATTATTATGATATAGCGAAAAAGATGGCAGCGCACGACACTATTTTATTTGTTACGCCTCTTTACTGGTACGGTATGAGCGGATTAATGAAGAACTTTGTGGATCGTTGGTCTGAAAGTCTTAGAGATTCGACAATCAACTTTAAAGAACAAATGAAAAATAAGCGCGTGTATGTATTAGTAGTAGGGGGCACAGGTGCATCTGTAAAAGCTCTTCCTCTTATTATGCAATTTCAATACATTGTCGATTTTATTGGCTCTTCCTTTAGCGGATACATCATTGGAGAAGCCAATGCACCTGGAGACATAGCAAAAGATGTCAAAGCTCAAAAGCAAGCCATTGTCTTAAACCAAGAATTAAAGCAGCTTTAA
- the cccB gene encoding cytochrome c551 → MKKVLLTLTIGLALVLSACGGGSSKNESAGESSASAEDIVKKNCTGCHGVDLGGANGPSLQHVGSKHSEAEIENIINNGQGGMPKGLINEEDAKKVAAWLAKKK, encoded by the coding sequence TTGAAAAAAGTATTACTGACGTTAACAATCGGTCTAGCGCTTGTTTTGTCCGCGTGCGGCGGAGGAAGCTCTAAAAATGAATCTGCTGGTGAATCTTCAGCGAGTGCAGAAGACATTGTGAAGAAAAACTGTACAGGCTGTCACGGAGTAGATTTAGGAGGAGCGAATGGACCAAGCTTGCAGCATGTAGGCAGCAAGCACTCAGAAGCTGAAATTGAAAACATTATCAATAATGGTCAAGGCGGTATGCCAAAGGGACTAATTAATGAAGAAGATGCAAAGAAAGTTGCTGCTTGGCTGGCAAAGAAAAAATAA
- the tatC gene encoding twin-arginine translocase subunit TatC codes for MGEMSLMEHLEELRVRIIKTLCAFVVLLIVSFVFVQDIYHWLVKDLDGKLAVLGPSEIVWIYMVIAFVFALAFTLPVAAYQVFRFVSPGLKKEEYKVLITFIPFFFLLFVSGLGFGYLVLFPMVLAFLTGLSNDQFSLMFTAEHYFRFMLNLCLPFGFLFEMPLVVLFLTRLGVLNPLRLAKARKLSYFALIVISVLITPPDFISDILVIVPLLLLYELSVTISRVVYKKRLGNESIA; via the coding sequence ATGGGAGAAATGAGCTTGATGGAGCACCTTGAAGAATTGCGTGTTCGTATTATTAAAACACTTTGTGCATTTGTAGTTTTACTTATTGTTAGTTTTGTATTTGTGCAAGATATTTATCACTGGCTAGTAAAAGATTTGGACGGCAAGCTTGCGGTACTTGGACCAAGTGAAATCGTATGGATTTATATGGTGATTGCATTTGTTTTTGCGCTGGCTTTTACACTTCCAGTAGCTGCTTATCAAGTATTTCGGTTTGTTTCACCCGGGTTAAAAAAGGAAGAATATAAGGTTCTGATTACCTTCATTCCATTCTTTTTTCTTTTGTTTGTAAGCGGACTGGGGTTCGGTTATCTTGTTTTATTTCCAATGGTTTTAGCATTTTTAACGGGCTTATCGAATGATCAGTTTTCACTGATGTTTACGGCGGAGCATTATTTCCGTTTTATGCTTAATCTGTGTTTACCGTTTGGGTTTTTATTTGAAATGCCTTTAGTTGTTCTATTCTTAACGCGCTTAGGGGTTCTAAACCCATTAAGATTAGCTAAAGCAAGGAAGCTCTCTTATTTTGCTTTAATTGTGATATCCGTACTTATTACTCCTCCTGATTTTATTTCGGATATTTTAGTCATTGTCCCGCTTCTGCTTTTATATGAGCTCAGTGTGACAATTTCACGCGTAGTATACAAAAAACGTTTAGGAAACGAATCAATTGCTTAA
- a CDS encoding twin-arginine translocase TatA/TatE family subunit, protein MFSNIGIPGLVIILVIALIIFGPSKLPEVGRAFGRTLTEFKGAAKGLVSDDESVKEKQTATVSEQKGKESTL, encoded by the coding sequence ATGTTTTCTAATATTGGAATCCCTGGTTTGGTTATTATTTTAGTCATTGCGTTAATAATTTTTGGACCGTCTAAGCTGCCGGAAGTTGGACGAGCGTTTGGACGAACATTAACTGAATTTAAAGGAGCAGCAAAAGGGCTCGTATCAGATGATGAAAGTGTTAAAGAAAAGCAGACCGCAACCGTTTCTGAACAAAAAGGGAAGGAATCCACATTGTAA
- a CDS encoding alkaline phosphatase D family protein: MEQVKQNSFSSSKGFDRRRFLQGAGKVAGVSLGLTIAQSVGLNAVEVSAAAPKFLSYPFTLGVASGDPLADSIVLWTRLAPDPLNGGGMPNQPIPVKWELSEDEDFHRIVKRGTEVARPELAHSVHVDVKGLKPSHIYYYRFKSGHELSPVGKTKTLPSANEEVASMTFAFASCQQYEHGYFTAYEHMVKEQLDFVVHLGDYIYEYGPNEYVAASGNVRTHSSAEIQTLQDYRNRHAQYRADANLKSAHAVFPWIVTWDDHEVENNYANVIPEKGQSVEAFIQRRAAAYQAYYEHMPLRQTSLPHGADMRLYRDFSYGKLASFQVLDTRQYRDDQANGDGTKPQTPESLDPKRTLLGNEQEKWLFTNLEKSACHWNVLAQQIFFAPRKFGTAAKPTYSMDAWDGYTANRQRVIDFIEKKKLDNVIVLTGDVHANWASNLYADFANLNSRIIGAEFIGTSITSGGNGADKRADTDKILSQNPHLTFFNDYRGYVRCTVTPDIWQADYRVVPFVTEPGAEISTRASFQYKKDGKGMTEVEVNNVPRGLKISKEVEEDRMRAHGKAHEKQELKKKEKVQQ, encoded by the coding sequence ATAGAGCAAGTGAAACAGAATAGCTTTTCTTCGAGTAAAGGGTTTGATAGACGGCGTTTTTTACAAGGAGCTGGAAAAGTAGCGGGAGTATCACTTGGCTTAACAATTGCTCAGTCTGTTGGTTTAAATGCAGTAGAAGTTTCAGCTGCAGCGCCTAAATTTTTAAGTTATCCGTTCACTCTAGGCGTCGCATCAGGAGACCCTTTAGCAGATAGCATTGTTCTTTGGACAAGATTAGCACCAGACCCATTGAATGGCGGGGGAATGCCTAATCAACCTATTCCAGTAAAATGGGAGCTTAGTGAAGATGAAGACTTTCATCGAATTGTCAAACGAGGAACAGAAGTGGCTAGACCTGAACTTGCTCATTCGGTTCACGTTGATGTAAAAGGATTGAAGCCGAGTCATATTTATTATTATCGATTTAAAAGCGGCCATGAGTTAAGCCCGGTTGGAAAAACAAAAACACTTCCTTCAGCAAATGAAGAAGTAGCCAGTATGACGTTTGCATTTGCTTCGTGTCAGCAATATGAACATGGGTACTTTACAGCCTATGAGCATATGGTTAAAGAACAATTAGATTTTGTCGTTCATTTGGGCGATTACATCTATGAATATGGACCAAACGAGTACGTGGCTGCAAGCGGAAACGTTCGTACTCACAGCAGCGCAGAAATTCAAACGCTGCAAGATTATCGAAACAGGCATGCTCAGTACAGGGCAGATGCCAATTTGAAGTCTGCTCACGCTGTTTTTCCATGGATTGTGACGTGGGATGACCATGAAGTAGAAAACAATTATGCAAATGTAATTCCTGAAAAAGGCCAATCAGTAGAAGCATTTATTCAACGCCGTGCGGCAGCTTATCAAGCTTATTACGAACACATGCCTTTGCGTCAAACATCCTTGCCTCACGGAGCGGATATGAGATTATATCGTGACTTTTCATATGGGAAATTAGCTTCTTTTCAAGTGTTGGATACGCGTCAATACAGAGACGATCAAGCAAACGGAGACGGAACAAAGCCGCAAACGCCAGAATCTCTTGATCCCAAACGTACGCTATTGGGGAATGAACAAGAAAAATGGCTGTTTACTAATCTTGAAAAGTCAGCGTGTCATTGGAACGTACTGGCTCAACAAATTTTCTTTGCGCCAAGAAAATTTGGAACGGCTGCTAAGCCTACATACAGCATGGATGCATGGGATGGGTATACGGCGAATCGTCAGCGCGTCATTGATTTTATTGAAAAGAAAAAGTTGGACAACGTCATTGTACTAACTGGAGATGTACACGCTAACTGGGCTTCTAACTTATACGCGGATTTTGCTAACCTTAATTCAAGAATTATTGGTGCAGAGTTCATCGGCACCTCCATCACTTCCGGAGGGAACGGAGCAGATAAACGAGCAGACACGGATAAAATTTTAAGTCAAAATCCACACCTCACATTTTTTAATGATTATAGAGGATATGTAAGGTGTACGGTAACTCCTGATATATGGCAAGCCGATTATCGCGTTGTGCCTTTTGTAACAGAGCCTGGTGCAGAAATTTCAACTCGAGCTTCCTTTCAATATAAAAAAGATGGAAAAGGTATGACGGAAGTTGAAGTAAATAACGTGCCGCGTGGACTAAAGATTTCTAAGGAAGTAGAGGAAGATCGTATGCGGGCACACGGGAAAGCACATGAAAAACAAGAGTTGAAAAAGAAAGAAAAAGTTCAGCAGTAA
- the prfB gene encoding peptide chain release factor 2 (programmed frameshift) yields the protein MDLVEIKQELDKTAKRLADFRGLFDLDTKQARIDELDETMADPNFWNDQQAAQTVINEANGLKDAVNQFNHLDETYENLQVSHELVKEEYDEDLAEELVSELKELISGMNDFELQLLLSEPYDKNNAILELHPGAGGTESQDWGSMLLRMYTRWAEKKGFKVETLDYLPGDEAGIKSVTLLIKGHNAYGYLKAEKGVHRLVRISPFDSSGRRHTSFVSCDIMPEFNDEISIDIRTEDLKVDTYRASGAGGQHINTTDSAVRITHLPTNVVVSCQTERSQIKNREQAMKMLKSKLYQLEIEKQQEQLAEIRGEQKDIGWGSQIRSYVFHPYSLVKDHRTNTEVGNTQSVMDGDLDPFIDAYLRSHI from the exons ATGGATTTAGTAGAAATTAAGCAAGAACTTGACAAAACAGCTAAGCGATTAGCGGACTTTAGG GGTCTCTTTGACCTCGATACAAAACAAGCTCGTATCGATGAATTAGATGAGACTATGGCTGATCCAAATTTTTGGAATGACCAGCAGGCAGCTCAGACTGTTATTAATGAAGCCAATGGTTTGAAAGATGCAGTAAATCAATTTAACCACTTGGATGAAACATATGAAAATTTGCAAGTGTCTCATGAACTTGTAAAAGAAGAATACGATGAAGATTTAGCAGAAGAACTAGTTAGTGAATTAAAAGAGCTTATATCAGGCATGAATGACTTTGAATTACAGCTGCTTTTAAGCGAGCCGTATGATAAAAATAATGCCATTTTAGAACTGCACCCAGGTGCTGGTGGAACAGAATCACAGGATTGGGGTTCAATGTTACTACGTATGTATACGCGCTGGGCGGAGAAAAAAGGTTTCAAAGTAGAAACGCTTGATTACTTACCTGGAGATGAAGCTGGTATTAAAAGTGTAACGCTTTTAATTAAAGGTCATAATGCGTACGGGTATTTAAAAGCTGAAAAAGGCGTTCATCGTCTCGTTCGTATTTCTCCGTTTGATTCATCAGGCCGTCGTCATACATCATTCGTATCGTGCGACATAATGCCGGAATTTAATGATGAAATTTCAATTGATATTCGTACGGAAGATTTGAAGGTTGATACGTATCGTGCAAGTGGTGCGGGAGGTCAGCATATCAATACAACAGATTCAGCTGTTCGTATTACTCACCTCCCAACTAATGTAGTCGTATCTTGTCAGACAGAACGTTCACAAATTAAAAACCGTGAGCAAGCAATGAAGATGTTAAAATCTAAGCTGTATCAATTAGAAATTGAAAAGCAGCAAGAACAGCTAGCTGAAATTCGCGGAGAACAAAAAGATATTGGATGGGGAAGTCAAATTCGTTCGTACGTATTCCATCCGTATTCATTAGTAAAAGATCACCGCACAAATACGGAAGTCGGAAACACGCAAAGCGTAATGGATGGAGATCTAGATCCGTTTATCGATGCGTATTTACGTTCTCATATTTAA
- the secA gene encoding preprotein translocase subunit SecA, producing the protein MLGLFKKVFDGNQRQIGRLEKMADQIDALGPEIASLTDDQLREKTAEFQQRYQNGESLDNLLDEAFAVVREAAKRVLGMYPYKVQLMGGISLHEGNISEMKTGEGKTLTATMPVYLNAITGKGVHVVTVNEYLASRDASEMGRLYEFLGLKVGLNLNHLTREEKQEAYAADITYSTNNELGFDYLRDNMVLYKEQMVQRPLHFAVIDEVDSILIDEARTPLIISGSAQKSTALYIQANAFVRTLDKETDFTFDIKTKSVQLTEEGMSKAERAFGIENLFDISHVALNHHINQALKAHVTMQNDVDYVIDEDQVVIVDQFTGRLMKGRRFSDGLHQAIEAKENVEIQNESMTLATITFQNYFRMYEKLSGMTGTAKTEEEEFRNIYNMHVVVIPTNKPISRDDKADLIYKSMEGKFNAVVDDIAERHAKGQPVLVGTVAIETSEILSALLKKKGIPHHVLNAKQHEREADIIENAGHKGAVTIATNMAGRGTDIKLGEGVVEAGGLAVIGTERHESRRIDNQLRGRAGRQGDPGVSQFYLSMEDELMRRFGSDNMMAMMDRLGMDDSQPIQSKIVTRAVESAQKRVEGNNFDARKQLLQYDDVLRQQREVIYKQRFEVLDSDNLRAIVERMIESTLQRVVEVNTPREELEEEWNLQAIIDYVNANVLEEGEVTEEDLRRKEPEEMVELLVDHAKARYNEKEEQLPEEQMREFEKVVVLRAVDSKWMDHIDTMDQLRQGIHLRAYGQTDPLREYQMEGFAMFENMIASIEEEVTKYIMKAEINNNLERQEVAQGQAAVHPKEGDAPAKKKPKVNAIEVGRNDPCICGSGKKYKNCCGKES; encoded by the coding sequence ATGCTTGGATTATTTAAAAAAGTGTTTGACGGCAATCAGCGCCAAATCGGCCGTTTAGAAAAAATGGCGGACCAAATTGATGCGTTAGGTCCTGAAATAGCGTCTTTAACAGACGATCAGCTTCGTGAAAAAACGGCTGAATTTCAACAACGCTACCAAAATGGCGAATCGCTCGATAACCTATTAGATGAAGCTTTTGCGGTTGTACGGGAAGCAGCGAAACGTGTGTTAGGCATGTATCCGTACAAAGTTCAGCTAATGGGGGGTATTTCTCTGCATGAAGGGAATATCTCGGAAATGAAAACGGGTGAAGGTAAAACGTTGACAGCTACTATGCCTGTATACTTAAACGCCATTACAGGAAAAGGTGTACATGTAGTAACAGTCAATGAATACTTAGCGAGCCGTGACGCTAGTGAAATGGGTCGTTTATATGAATTCCTAGGCTTGAAAGTAGGTTTAAATTTAAACCATTTAACGCGTGAAGAAAAGCAAGAAGCATATGCAGCGGATATTACGTATAGTACAAATAATGAACTCGGATTTGACTATTTACGTGATAACATGGTGCTTTACAAAGAACAAATGGTTCAACGTCCGCTTCATTTTGCCGTAATCGATGAAGTTGACTCTATCTTAATTGATGAAGCACGTACGCCGCTTATTATATCCGGCAGCGCGCAGAAATCGACTGCTCTTTATATTCAAGCTAATGCATTCGTTCGCACGCTTGATAAAGAAACCGATTTTACTTTTGATATCAAAACAAAAAGCGTTCAGCTAACCGAAGAAGGTATGTCAAAAGCAGAGCGCGCATTTGGCATTGAAAACTTATTTGATATTTCACACGTAGCGCTAAACCATCACATCAACCAAGCGCTTAAAGCACATGTAACGATGCAAAATGATGTGGATTACGTAATTGATGAAGATCAGGTCGTAATCGTTGACCAATTTACTGGTCGTTTAATGAAAGGAAGACGTTTTAGCGACGGCTTGCATCAAGCTATCGAAGCTAAAGAGAATGTTGAGATTCAAAATGAAAGCATGACGTTAGCTACGATCACATTCCAAAACTACTTCCGTATGTATGAAAAATTATCAGGTATGACGGGTACAGCTAAAACGGAAGAAGAAGAATTCCGTAATATTTACAATATGCACGTTGTTGTTATTCCGACAAACAAGCCAATTTCACGTGATGATAAAGCAGATTTAATTTATAAGTCAATGGAAGGCAAGTTTAATGCGGTAGTAGATGATATTGCTGAGCGCCACGCAAAAGGACAGCCTGTTCTTGTTGGTACAGTTGCGATTGAAACATCTGAAATTTTATCAGCTTTATTAAAGAAAAAAGGCATTCCTCATCACGTTTTAAATGCAAAACAGCATGAGCGTGAAGCGGATATTATCGAAAATGCGGGTCACAAAGGTGCGGTAACAATCGCAACAAATATGGCCGGTCGTGGTACAGATATCAAACTAGGTGAAGGTGTCGTTGAAGCTGGAGGTCTTGCTGTAATTGGTACAGAGCGTCATGAATCACGCCGTATTGATAATCAGCTTCGCGGACGTGCTGGACGTCAAGGGGATCCAGGGGTATCTCAATTCTATCTATCCATGGAAGATGAATTAATGCGCCGATTTGGTTCAGATAATATGATGGCAATGATGGATCGCCTTGGTATGGATGACTCACAGCCAATTCAAAGTAAAATTGTAACAAGAGCTGTTGAATCCGCTCAAAAACGCGTTGAAGGTAATAACTTCGATGCGCGTAAACAATTGCTTCAATATGATGACGTGCTTCGTCAACAGCGTGAAGTTATTTACAAACAGCGCTTTGAAGTACTTGATTCAGACAACCTGCGTGCGATTGTAGAACGTATGATTGAATCAACTCTACAGCGTGTGGTTGAAGTAAACACACCGCGTGAAGAATTAGAAGAAGAATGGAATTTACAAGCGATTATTGATTACGTAAATGCTAATGTTCTTGAGGAAGGTGAAGTCACAGAAGAAGATCTTCGCCGTAAAGAGCCTGAAGAAATGGTAGAACTGCTGGTAGATCATGCAAAAGCTCGTTATAATGAAAAAGAAGAGCAGCTCCCTGAAGAACAAATGCGTGAATTTGAAAAAGTTGTTGTTCTTAGAGCAGTTGATTCTAAATGGATGGATCATATCGATACGATGGATCAGCTTCGCCAAGGTATCCACCTTCGTGCGTATGGCCAAACAGATCCTCTTCGCGAATACCAAATGGAAGGTTTTGCGATGTTTGAAAATATGATTGCAAGCATTGAAGAAGAAGTGACGAAGTATATCATGAAAGCAGAAATTAACAACAACCTTGAGCGTCAAGAGGTAGCGCAAGGTCAGGCGGCTGTTCATCCAAAAGAAGGAGACGCGCCGGCTAAGAAGAAGCCAAAAGTAAATGCAATAGAAGTTGGCCGAAATGATCCTTGTATCTGCGGAAGTGGCAAAAAGTATAAAAACTGCTGCGGTAAAGAATCATAA
- a CDS encoding GNAT family N-acetyltransferase, protein MNIQSITKEQAWEVRHTVMWPDKDFSYIQLKDDPLGIHYGLFEEGELKSVVSLFITGNEAQFRKFATLKEEQGKGYGSRLLEEVFLKAKNLGVRKIWCNARENKVSFYQAFNMKETTRVFTKSSTRYVVMELFF, encoded by the coding sequence ATGAATATTCAATCGATTACAAAAGAACAAGCTTGGGAAGTCCGACATACCGTCATGTGGCCTGATAAAGATTTCAGTTATATTCAGCTGAAAGATGATCCATTAGGCATTCACTATGGACTGTTTGAAGAAGGAGAGTTAAAATCAGTTGTTTCCTTATTTATAACAGGTAATGAAGCTCAATTTCGAAAATTTGCTACTCTCAAAGAAGAACAAGGAAAAGGATATGGCAGTCGTCTACTAGAGGAGGTTTTTCTCAAAGCTAAGAACCTTGGGGTACGAAAGATCTGGTGTAACGCACGAGAAAATAAAGTCTCTTTTTATCAGGCATTCAACATGAAAGAAACCACGCGTGTATTCACCAAATCTTCTACGCGCTATGTAGTGATGGAACTATTTTTTTAA
- the hpf gene encoding ribosome hibernation-promoting factor, HPF/YfiA family gives MMYNIRGENIEVTPAIREYVEKKLGKLERYFDETPTADVNVNLKVYNNDQKIEVTIPMNDLVLRAEETHSDLYAAVDLVLDKLERQIRKHKTKVNRKMREKGAEKYLFAALESEANVAVATEEDELELVRTKRFNLKPMDSEEAILQMNMLGHSFFVFTNAETNITNVVYRRKDGRYGLIEPN, from the coding sequence ATGATGTATAACATTCGCGGTGAAAACATTGAGGTGACTCCAGCAATTAGGGAATACGTAGAGAAAAAGCTTGGTAAGTTAGAGCGTTATTTCGACGAAACACCAACTGCTGACGTAAATGTAAACTTAAAAGTCTACAATAACGATCAAAAAATAGAAGTCACAATCCCAATGAATGATCTCGTATTGAGAGCTGAAGAGACACACAGTGATTTATACGCAGCTGTCGATCTTGTCCTAGATAAATTAGAGCGTCAAATTCGTAAACATAAAACAAAAGTAAATCGAAAAATGCGTGAAAAAGGCGCTGAGAAGTATCTGTTCGCAGCATTAGAAAGCGAAGCGAACGTAGCAGTTGCAACTGAAGAAGATGAATTAGAGCTAGTTCGTACAAAACGATTTAACTTAAAGCCAATGGATAGTGAAGAGGCTATTTTGCAAATGAATATGTTAGGACATAGTTTCTTTGTGTTTACAAACGCTGAGACCAACATTACAAACGTTGTATATCGAAGAAAAGATGGACGATATGGATTGATTGAACCAAACTAA
- a CDS encoding flagellar assembly protein FliT, translating into MEASRAASPPASPWKRRSSINMINDLYQLTDEIYRLIQTFSDKNREEGIQKLEYLLLKRRDLIEKLPPKSRDNESIGKKIVEMNKEIDQKLILIRHQIMVDLRLLKAKKKHSNRYVNPYETKTFDGMFYDKKN; encoded by the coding sequence ATGGAAGCAAGTCGTGCAGCTTCACCGCCAGCAAGTCCATGGAAGCGGCGGTCAAGCATAAATATGATTAACGACCTATATCAGCTAACTGATGAGATTTATCGGCTTATTCAAACATTTTCTGACAAAAATCGAGAAGAAGGCATTCAAAAGTTAGAGTATCTTCTATTAAAAAGACGTGACCTCATAGAGAAACTGCCGCCAAAAAGTAGGGATAATGAATCGATTGGTAAGAAAATTGTCGAAATGAATAAGGAAATTGATCAAAAGCTCATCTTAATTCGGCATCAAATTATGGTAGATCTCCGTTTGCTAAAAGCGAAAAAAAAGCATAGTAACAGATATGTAAACCCTTACGAAACAAAAACGTTTGATGGAATGTTTTACGATAAAAAAAATTAA
- the fliS gene encoding flagellar export chaperone FliS encodes MAANNPYQAYQQGAVQTASPGELTLMLYNGCLKFIKLARTGIQEKNIELKNTNLLKAQNIIQELMITLDTNVQVAKSMMAMYDYINQCLIEANTKNDTASLDEAEQYVTEFRDTWKQVVQLHRQQVHGSGGQA; translated from the coding sequence ATGGCAGCAAATAATCCATATCAAGCGTATCAGCAAGGAGCTGTTCAGACTGCTTCTCCAGGAGAGTTAACGCTTATGCTGTATAACGGGTGTTTAAAATTTATCAAACTTGCACGAACAGGCATACAGGAAAAAAATATTGAGCTGAAAAATACGAATCTGTTAAAAGCACAAAATATTATTCAAGAATTAATGATTACCCTTGATACAAACGTGCAAGTTGCTAAGTCTATGATGGCTATGTATGACTATATTAACCAGTGTTTAATTGAAGCAAATACAAAAAATGACACAGCAAGCTTGGATGAAGCGGAACAATATGTAACAGAATTCCGCGATACATGGAAGCAAGTCGTGCAGCTTCACCGCCAGCAAGTCCATGGAAGCGGCGGTCAAGCATAA